One Paenibacillus sp. SYP-B4298 genomic window, TGACATAGCTTTCTTGCGGAACCTCAAGAAACTCAATAGGTTCAATGCACGCATTATTCTTCAGCCTTGTGACGAATGAGATGTTATTCTCGCCATAGCGGTCGAATGCCGAATAGTCCATGTAACCTCGGTCAAACACATACGTGAATCCGGGTTCATCCGTAAGCTCATCGAGCTGTGTACGGTCGTTTTTCTTTGCATTCGTAATGGTCGCCTTCTCTGGCATGACATCTTGATCGCCGACAAATGCTAGTCGCATATGGAGTTTGATGCCTGCTTTAGTCTTGCGGAATGTTGCCCATTTGTACTTTTGTAAACACAGGGCTACGGTGGTCGAGTCGATAATCTTTATTTTGTTACGTGCAGCTGGTGTAGGACAGGTCGTGAGAATCCGTTTGACGAGACGCTCAAACAACTGTTGAAGCAATTCCGGATCCACCTGATTATGTTTCCGACTAAGTTGAGCTGCGGAAATGGACTTCAGCCCAAGTTCACGTTGAAATGCCTTGCAGAGTACATCATCGGCAATGTGCCTTAGTCCTTCTCTGCCTTGCAGTTGTGCATGCAGGAACAGTTTCAAGTAGGCTGCAGTCGTTAGCTTCTTCACATACTTATCTTGCTGGGTTTCTGTAACCCATTCTGTGAATGTTCTCGTACATATTGGTGCTAACCTTTACCAAACGAAGAAATTAGGGTATGCTTGTCCATGTGATGATCCTTTTCAGTGGATTATGGACAGGGCTACCTTCCATAATCTATTGTAAAGGATTTTTTTATGTACAATTTTAGATAAGACAGAAAGTTATGAAGATTCAGAGAACATTAATGCAACGCTAGTGAATTGAGCATGAGTTTAAGCATGCTTGGCTGTATAAAATTGTGATGTCATCGATTAACCCGGCATCTTTTTTAATTACAACCGCTTTTTTTGTGCTTTTTATTGTGCTTTTAAATAGGAACATTATTCAAAAGAAGTTAACCGAGATGTTGTACAGTTCACGAAGTACACGGCGTAGAAGAAGTGTTTTTATTATTGTAATGATGCTTTTTATTTTGGGTTACTGCTTTTTCTTCTCGGTAATGTACGGCTTCTTTACAAATGAAATATTGGTAAGAGCAAATACTGCGGGGATAGATTATTCATATTCCTTTTTATTGCTCTTCCAGATTGATCAGTTAAATCATTCAATTCTTGCAGAAATATTACCGGTAACTTTTTTTTATTGCATGGCAATTTTGCCTATTCGGAAACTGTCGAAATTTTTAGGTCGCTCAGAAGTGATTATCAACATTGTTTTAAAGTCTGGGAAGAGTTTTGAGAAGAAGTATTTACTAAACTCAAATGTAGATGATGGAGTCTTAATAAGTGATTCACTAGATATGTTCGATCAAAATAAATACTTGATACCAAAGGAAAATATTGAATATATAGGCTTTGATACAACTTATTACAGTTTTAACGAGGAGATTGCACCTAAAAACTCCTCGCTTCTAGTCACATTATCTGAGTTTAACGATAATGAGAAAGCATTATTACGCTCAATGCTCAGAACCACCAACAAGAAAAATGGGGAATGAGGCAGCCCTTAAGACAAGAGGTCTGGCTCATTGTAAGTTCACCCATACTCTGTTTCATCTCGAACAAGTCTTTTTAACGACAGTAGCGGTCAAAGCGGCTTAACGACAAAATCCTTGAATTCGACGAACAATTCGCGCAGGGTTCCTCTTTGATGGCGACCTTTGCTCGTCAAGCTGTCGTTCAATGATTCGTTCCTCCGGCCGAGCCATCTCCTCCTGCAGGCTGCTCATCTTACTGACAAGGAGGGCTGGGTTAATCCCTGGGAGATCGCTGTGACAATGTTGTTGATTTACTGATCAGTTTCCGCTATTAAGCGGAGGGAGGCTATTTCTTCTTATCTCGCTGCTGTAGCTTGCTGCTGGTAATCGTTCAGTTGCTTTGCGAGATTAGGAATCGTCGCGTCGTTGAAAATTCGCTGTTCAAACTCGTTGATGACGTAGCTCTCTCATGTACTCGCGGCGAAGTTCTTTGTTTCGGCACTTTTTGGTGCGCTCCCGATTTCCGCAACGGTAGAAGACGTACTTTAACTTGTTGCGACCGCAGTTTTTGACGTTGCCCATTGCGAAGGTTACTCAAGTATATGAAATAAATTGTCAATCTTATAATAAGATACATTTCTTTAGCTTTATATGCTCCTGGAGCACGTTTGTTCTGATTAACTTTGACTTGAACCGCTTGAGAGTCCTCCTTGGAGATAAAAGCTGGCATTTCTCCCTCAATCCGAATGACGTCTTCAGCGTTCTTTTGTCAGATTAAATAGATAAACACCTGTATACTTCTCGTTCTTCGACATTTCAAAAGAGTGCTTTTTCTGATTTGTCTGCCCGTCCGTGATTTATAGCCATGGTCATTCAGTTCATTAAAATTTGATTATACCCATAGCGGTTAAAAAATAAGGAATAAACGGTCTCGACAATCGGTTTCTCCGTTTTATTTATGATATACTTCTTGGTTGAGGGTCTACGACGTACCAGATAGGCGGTCGACCACCAGTATGCTTGCATTGGTAGGCTGTCTCCTTCATGCCTTTCATAACCTGTAGTAAGCTGCCATTCCTTCTAACACTGATTCAAGAATGATGGCCTCAGGCGAATCGTCGAGATTTTCGGTGACGACTATTAAGCGTATATGATTTTTCTTAAGAATCCTTATATAGTGGATGCTATCGTATTTAACGGTTGTTATGGTGGTGGAGATTCCGCTTTTATTGATATGCTCACGTATCACAACGGACATAAAAAACACTTTGGTAGGGTATAATTATGATATTAATATTTTTGGTTATTCAGGGGGGGATTTGTTTTGCTACTAGAAAACGAAAATCTTGACTTTTCTAATACAAGTAACGGTGGGCATAGTTTAACTGAAGAAGAGATAAATGAAAAGTATCAACGTGGAGAAATGAGAATTATTACTGAACAGGGGAGATACCCTCTTCAAAATATAAAGGAAATCCTCAGCAAGAATATGAAGTTTAACCCTGAGTACCAAAGAAGGAGAATCTGGACAAACGTTCAAAAGTCCAGACTTATTGAATCATTTATTATTAATATTCCAGTACCTCCTGTTTTCTTGTACGAGATAGATTTTTCCAAATATGAAGTGATGGACGGTTTGCAGCGGCTATCTACTTTGTATGATTTTTACGACAATAAGTTTGCCTTAATAGGTCTTGAAGTATGGCCGGAATTGATTGGAAAGACTTACAGTCAGTTGCCAGAAAAAATCCAACAAGGCATCGACCGAAGATATATCTCAACAATCGTTATACTGAATGAGAGTGCGAAAGATGTAACTGAGGCGCAAATAATGAAGAAGTATGTATTTGAACGACTGAATACTGGTGGTACAAAGTTAACAGACCAAGAAACTAGAAATGCATTATATGACGGTAATTTTAATACTTTATGTATGAAGATTGCGAGGGAAAATGATAATTTCCATAGGTTGTGGAAAATAAGGCCCTTTGTTGAAGAAGAATTAATAAGAATTGTGGATAATGATCCAGATGAGGATTTTAGTGAAGAGTTAGAAGAAAGGAATAGGAAAATTTATGTTAGAATGGAGGATGTTGAGTTAGTACTTCGTTTTTTTGCTTATAGGCAAATAGAAACAATTCCGGTTACAAGGGTGAAAGAAATGCTTGATCTTTACCTTAAAGAAGCTAATCAAAATTATGACGATAGAATGATAACCCAGTTTGAAATTTTATTTAATAAGACAATTCAATTAGCCGAAGCACTCTTTGAAGATAAAGCATTTCTGTTATTTTCAAAGAGAAAAAATGGTGACTACGGGTGGTTCCCACGCCCTTCTAAACTGGTTTACGATCCCATAATGTGTGTATTAAGTGAATTCGTGTTTGATGATGAAGTAGTTTGTAAGTTAGTCGAAAAAAGGGGGATATTGATTGAAAAAATGGAAGGGCTTTTCAAAGATAACAGCACTGATTTTAACGGAAGAAATAATAACAAAAGTGATGTGATTAGAAGAAAGGCACTTTTCAATACTTTATTTAAAAGTGTGTTAGAGGATGAGTGAAGATGCAAGCATTCATCTCAGAGAATATTGAGTTCCAAAAAAATCTAGATGTCTTAGTTAAGTATATTGAATTTAATAAGAATAATCAGAGCGCTAATTATGGGGAATATAGAGATATTGTCTATGGTGCTATTATAAATAGAGGGTACACTCTATGGGAAAGTTTTGTGAAAGAGATCTTCTTTATTTATTTTTCTTTGAAAAAAGTAGAGTTTTATGATAATAACACTATTATTGAAAAGTATAGAATAAATGAGTTGCCTGGTTTTCTTTTTGAGCAAGCTTTATTTGATAAACAACAAGAAAAGATATCATTTCAGTTAAATAAGAGTATCTTAACCTTTACCAGTAAGAATATTGATATGTCTGAGTTAGCGAAACTATTTAAACGGGTGGATTTGGATGTACAAGCTGAGCTAAATAACAATTTAGAATTAAAACATGCTGTTTTAACGTTTGATGTAGCATTTGAAAATGGACTATTAGAAGAAAATAAACCAACGCAAGCATTAAAAAGACTAATTCAAGAAAGGAATCTAGTCTCACATTATGCTCACATAGATCAGTTTCAGAGTATAGACATTTTGTTGGAGTGGGTTAAATATTATAAACTTTTAGGGAAAATTCTTTCAAAGGTAATATGTTTAGAGTATGTAAGAACAATCGAAACTGATAAAAAAGAAGTTGGTGAGTGTAAAAATGTTTTATCTAATAACTTAATTTTGTTAGATACAGCTCCTCAAGTTGAAATAAAAATGAGCACTAAGATATATATATATAATTCCAGTAATAAGCTAATCGATATTGTTATACCAAAATCGTTTATGGTTGAAAATAAGGTTGTTGAAACTGTACCGGAGATGAGTAAAGCAGGCATAAAAGTTGAAAGTGTTTTTGATTCGGGGTTAAAGTATAGTGAAGGACATAAATACTATATCATGGCTAATGTGTTTTGAGTAAAAGTCTTTTTAGGCAGATGTCTATTACAATCAAAAAACAGCACATGTGCAATAGTTAAAGTCATTCAGTTTAGTTTTCGGAGTGAGGTAGGGTTGGTTAAGACAGTTCCTTGTATGCTTTATTACTGTTAAGTATGCAGCAGAATATTAAACATTCGATAAGCCGACTTATCTAACAAGACTGGATTGTGGATTTACCCATCCTCCCCTCGCCTCCATTAGAGTCAAGGAACCATCAGCCAGTGTTCTGGTTGGTGGTTTTTCAGTTTATGATGGGGTTCAAGATGTTAGAGAATCGAGAACAGCTCCAAGAGCTCTTGAAGATAGCAAATCAACATGCACGGAAGCAGGCTAAAGAATTGGGCGCTTCTATTTACGATTTAAAGAACAACATTCGCGAGTATGCTTCAGAAAAAGTGGCGGAGATGCCGTTTTTCTAATTTCACGCAAAAGAAGCTCAAGCAATCACTCCGCTTGAGCCTTTTCGTGCTATATGGGGGAATTTGCGGAAATGGC contains:
- a CDS encoding HEPN domain-containing protein, which encodes MQAFISENIEFQKNLDVLVKYIEFNKNNQSANYGEYRDIVYGAIINRGYTLWESFVKEIFFIYFSLKKVEFYDNNTIIEKYRINELPGFLFEQALFDKQQEKISFQLNKSILTFTSKNIDMSELAKLFKRVDLDVQAELNNNLELKHAVLTFDVAFENGLLEENKPTQALKRLIQERNLVSHYAHIDQFQSIDILLEWVKYYKLLGKILSKVICLEYVRTIETDKKEVGECKNVLSNNLILLDTAPQVEIKMSTKIYIYNSSNKLIDIVIPKSFMVENKVVETVPEMSKAGIKVESVFDSGLKYSEGHKYYIMANVF
- a CDS encoding IS4 family transposase, translating into MKKLTTAAYLKLFLHAQLQGREGLRHIADDVLCKAFQRELGLKSISAAQLSRKHNQVDPELLQQLFERLVKRILTTCPTPAARNKIKIIDSTTVALCLQKYKWATFRKTKAGIKLHMRLAFVGDQDVMPEKATITNAKKNDRTQLDELTDEPGFTYVFDRGYMDYSAFDRYGENNISFVTRLKNNACIEPIEFLEVPQESYVSEDVIVRVGSPQKKMKHLLRVVQTQDSQGNLLFLVTNRLDLTCDEISDMYRSRWAIETFFKWMKQHLRIKHFHGQSDRAVHNQVWIALIAFCLLLLVKLETKVNHSLLQLTRWLTKLLWQSYAQWLSRMKQKPSRLSKGRRRREIMIVTMNHSADLI
- a CDS encoding DUF262 domain-containing protein yields the protein MLLENENLDFSNTSNGGHSLTEEEINEKYQRGEMRIITEQGRYPLQNIKEILSKNMKFNPEYQRRRIWTNVQKSRLIESFIINIPVPPVFLYEIDFSKYEVMDGLQRLSTLYDFYDNKFALIGLEVWPELIGKTYSQLPEKIQQGIDRRYISTIVILNESAKDVTEAQIMKKYVFERLNTGGTKLTDQETRNALYDGNFNTLCMKIARENDNFHRLWKIRPFVEEELIRIVDNDPDEDFSEELEERNRKIYVRMEDVELVLRFFAYRQIETIPVTRVKEMLDLYLKEANQNYDDRMITQFEILFNKTIQLAEALFEDKAFLLFSKRKNGDYGWFPRPSKLVYDPIMCVLSEFVFDDEVVCKLVEKRGILIEKMEGLFKDNSTDFNGRNNNKSDVIRRKALFNTLFKSVLEDE